The sequence CGCGCCGACGAGAGGGCGGGCCGTCCAACGGACGGCCCGCCCTCGTCGTGTCGGGTGACGGTCAGACTCCGGCAGCGGCCGGCACCCACAGCTCGTCGATGGCCCGCTCGGCCGCGGCGAGGCTCTCCTCGTGCAGCGGAATCAGCTCTGCCATGGCCGGCATGACCGGGGCGAGGGTGAGCTCGGCGGCGATGAAGCGCGGCTGAAGGCCGGTCATCGAGAGGCCGTGCGGCAGCCACGGCTCGGCGTGGTCCCAGCCGGCACGCGGGGTACCCGCGCCGTAGCCGCCGCCCCGGGAGGTGACCACGACGAACTCGCGATCGCCGAGCAGCCCGGCACCGGTCGCCGGGTCGTACGCGAGGCCGGGCGCGATGAGCAGGTCGACCCAGGTCTTCACGCTGCTCGGCGCGGCGTAGTTGTAGAGCGGCAGGCCGAGCAGGACGGTGTCCGCCTGCTTCACCTCCGCGACCAGCTTCTCGCTCAGCTCCCAGGAGTGGCGCTGCTCCGGGGTGTGCTGGTCGGCCGGCGTCATCCGCGCCAGGCCGCCCGCCTCGTCGAGGTGCGGCAGCGGCTCCCGACCCAGATTGCGGTAGGTGACCGTGCCGCCCGGGTGAGCGTTCTGCCAGGCGGCGGCGGCACGGGCGGTGAGCCGCCGGCTGACCGAGAGCTCCCCACGGATGCTCGAGTCGATGTGCAACAGGTGCGGCATTGGTTAATCCTCCACAGATCGTTTGCGTAGCACCAACCATTTATAGCAGACTCATGTTTCATGGCACTGGGTAAACTGGGTCACATGTCCTCCGGGCCGGCCGAACAGACAGAGCGCCGCTCCGGCGCGCTGCTCGACTACCTGGCCCGCCGGATGCGACTCCGGTCCGAGTCGGTGCTGGCCCCGCTCGGCCTGCGCCCCCGGCACCTGGTCGCGCTCACCGTGCTGCGCGACGCGGGCGGCATGAGCCAACAGGGGCTCGCCGGCACCCTGCAGATCGACGGCACCAACGTCGTGGGGCTGCTCAACGACCTGGAGACAGCGGGCCTGGTCGAGCGGCGACGCTCACCCGAGGACCGCCGGCGACACGTGGTGAGCCTCACCGAGACCGGCGAGCAACGCCTCAAACAGGCCGAGTGCGCCCTGGTCAGCGCCGAGGACGACGTTCTCGGCGCACTCGACCCCACCGAGCGCGAAACGCTCTACGAGCTGCTGCGGCGGGCGACCAGCGGCACGCCGATCAACTGCGCCGAGGCCGCCGGCAACAACCCGGACGCCCTCTGCTGACCTCCGCCGCCGCGCGGTCAGGGCAGGTTGTTCGCGGTGGGGCGATCGTCGCGGACGTGCACCAGCATGTCGCCGGTCTCGACGACCGCGCCGGCCCGGTCGGCCAACGTGACCACCTTGCCCCGCCGCACCAGTGCGATGACCAGCGTTTCCAGCTCGCGGGGGGACTTGCCGACCTCGTGGCGTTCGGCCGACCGCATGGCCAGCGCCATGCCCTGACCGGGGGTGAGCAGATCCTCCACCACGTCGATCAGCGGCGGCGCAGAGGTGGACAGGCCCAGCAACCGGCCGGCGGTCGCCGAGGAGACGATCACGTGGTGAGCACCGCTCTGCTTGAGCAACGGGGCGTTCTCCGCCTCCCGGGCGGCGGCGATGATCCGGACCTGACCGGCGGTGAGCTGGCGTACGGTCAGTGCCACCAGCACCGACGCGTCGTCACTGTCGGTCGCGATGATCACCGCCTTGGCGGTACGCACGTGCGCCTGGTTGAGCACGGAGGAACGGGTCGCCGAACCCTCGATCGCGACCAGCCCGTTGGAGGTGGCCTGGCGCAGCGCCGGGCCGTGCCGCTCCACCACCACGATCTGGGACTTGTCGAGCCCGTTCTCCATCAGGGCCGAGATCGCGCTGCGGCCCTTGGTGCCGTAGCCACAGATGATGACGTGGTCCTTCACTTTTCTCTCCCACCGGTGCAGGCGACGGCCGGTCCGGTACTGCTCGGTCAGGACCTCGAGAGTGGTGCCGACCAGGATGATCAGGAACAGCACCCGGGCCGGGGTGATGAACAGGACGTTGACCAGCCGGGCCTCCTGGGTGGCCGGCACGATGTCGCCGTACCCGGTGGTGGACAGCGAGACCACCGCATAGTAGAAGCAGTCCAGCAGGGTCAGTCCGTCGCCGTTGGCGTCGCGGTACTGCTCCCGTTCGAGATAGACGATCGCGACCACGGCGAGCACCAGCCCGAGGGCGGCGGCCAACCGCAGGCTCAGCGCGCTGAGCGGGCCTCGCCGCTGCGCGGGAAAGTGGATCACCGCGGGTCCCGCCCCGCCTCGGTCGCCTGCACGCCCACAACATAGCCCGTGCTTGCGGGGCCGTATGTCGGGGTGGCGGCGAGCGGGACAGGGACGGCGAGCGGGGCGGCGGGCGGGCATGATGGGAAGGTCAGCGCAGGACCGGCGAGAGGAAGGTCCGCATGTCGTTGCTGCGACGGGTGATCGGCGCGGTGCTGCGGCGGGAACGCCAACGCCAGGGCCGCACGCTGCGGGAGGTCGCCCGCGCCGCCGGGGTCTCCGTGCCGTACCTCTCCGAGGTCGAACGCGGCCGCAAGGAGGCGTCCTCCGAGGTGCTCGCCGCGATCTGCCGGGCGCTCGGCCTCTACCTCTCCGACCTGCTGGAGGCGGTCCGCGACGAGCTGCGCCAGGTCGAACGCCGGGTGCCGGCCGCTCCGCCGGGCAACCGCGTGCCGACCGCCCGGCCCGGTGATCCGGTGGTCGCGGCGACCGGACGCGGTACGGACGGCTCCGCCCATCCCGTCGCCCGTCTCAGCGGTTTCGGCTTCGGCACCGAGTTGATCGTGCCCGGGGAGACCGGGCTTCCGGCCAGCCGGCTCGTCAGCGGCGGGCCCGGCGGCGGCCAGCTCTGGCCGGGGCTCGCCGCGCCCGGGCTCAGCCATGGCCGGCTTCGCCACGGCGGAACCGCCAGCAGGCTCGGCGGCGGGTTCGGCGATGATCCGAACGGCGGCATCAGGTCCGTCGTGTTCGCCGACCCGGCCGCCGACATCGACGCGATCGTCCGCGGCTCGGCACTCCGCCACACGTCACCCGACCGTTTCGCGGGCGGCGTGTCCCGGCCCCGCTCCGCCCCGGCGGCCACCCGACGGGTCCGCGCACTGGCCCGGCGGCACCACCACGGCCCGTCCGGGCAGCACCCGCACGGCGGGCAACGCCCGGCCGCTCGCACCGTCGCCGGCGCCCACGTCCGCATCGTCACCCGCCGCTCGCCCCACGCCGTCGCCGGTCGCTGAGCCGCACGTCGAAGCAGGCGGTGGACGCTCCGGCGACCAGCCGCCACGTTCTGCCGTGGGCGGATCTGCCCGGGGCAGAACCGCTCGGGCTGGGCCGCCCGCCCGGCGCAGGCTGGGAGGAGCCGGTCCCCGGGCGCTCGACGTCGCCCCCGGCGGGTGGAGGGTGACGCCATGATCACGATGTTGGACGACGGCCAGCGGAGCTTCGGTGACCAGGTCTTCGAGCGGCTCCTGCGGGAGCGGATCGTCTTCCTCGGCAGCGAGGTGACCGACGAGATTGCCAACCGGATCTGCGCCCAGATCCTGCTGCTCGCCGCCGAGGATTCGGAACGGGACATCCACCTCTACATCAACTCACCCGGCGGCTCGGTGAGCGCGGGCATGGCGGTCTACGACACGATGCGCTTCGTCCGCAACGACGTGGCGACGCTGGCCCTGGGACTGGCCGGATCGATGGGGCAGTTCCTGCTCTGCGCGGGCGCGGCCGGCAAGCGGTACACGCTGCCGCACACCCGGATCCTGATGCACCAGCCCTCCGGCGGGATGGGCGGCACCGCTGCCGACATAACCATCCAGGCGGAGAACATGCTGCACGTGAAGCGGACGATGCAGGAACTGATTGCCCAGCACAGTGGCCGCACCCTGGCCGAGATCCAGCGGGACTGGGACCGCGACCGCTGGTTCACCGCCGACGAGGCCTGCGACTACGGCCTCATCGACCAGGTCGTCACCACCGCCACCCAACTCCCCTGACCGCCATCCACCCTGCCGATCCTGCGGTTCGGGTCTGGTCCGCCCCGCACCTCCTGTCGATGCCACGCGAGAGCACGATCGGCGAGGCGGTCAGGTGCGGGCGTCGTAGCGGGCTCGGGCGGCCTCCACCTCGGGGAGGTGGCCGGTGGCCCAGGCTCGCAGGCCGGCGAGCAGCGTCAGCAGGCTGCGGCCGAGCTCGGTCAGCTCGTAGTCGACCCGGGGTGGCACGGTCGCGTGGACCATCCGGGTGGCCAGGCCGTCTCGCTCCAGGCCCCGCAGGGTCTGGGTGAGCATCTTCTGGCTTATCCCGTCGATCCGCCCGGCCAACTCGCCGTAACGCTTCGGACCGGCGGCGAGGGCCAGCACGACCAGCACGCTCCACCGGTCGCCGATCCGGTCGAGCACCTGCCGGCTGCCGCACCTGCGGTCGTACAGATCCGGTTCCACGTCTTTACTCTCCATCAGAAGGTGGCGCACCTCAAGGTGCCTACTCTCCAACGGGAAGCACCAGCAGGTTGTTCCAGGTTGACGCGGGTGTCAGGCAGTTCTTCCCTGGAGGGAGCACCACCCATGTCCATCGTCGTCACCGGCGCCACCGGCCACCTCGGCCGCCTCATCGTCACCTCGCTACTGGACCGGGGCGTACCGGCCGGACAACTCCTGGCGCTGGGCCGTGACACCGCCCGGCTGGCCGACCTGGCCGGGCGCGGCGTCACCGTCCGGCAGGCCGACTACGACGACCCCGACTCGCTGCGGGCCGCCCTCGTCGGCGCCGAGAAGCTGATGTTCGTCTCCGGCAGCCAGGTGGGCCGGCGGGTGGCCCAGCATCACAACGTGATCGCCGCCGCCAAGGAGGCCAGCGTCGGGCTGGTCGTCTACACCAGCATCGCGAAGGCCGACGCCTCCAGCCTCATCCTCGCCACCGAGCACCGGGCCACCGAGCAGGAGATCGTCGCCGCCGGGCTGCCGTACGTCTTCCTGCGCAACAGCTGGTACCTGGAAAACTACCTCCCGCAGTTGCCCACGTACCTCCAGCACGGGGTAACCGGCGCGGCGGGTGACGGCCGGATCAGCGCCGCCGCCCGCGCGGATCTCGCGCAGGCCGCCGCCGAGGTGCTGACCGGCGACGGTCACACCAACCAGGTGTACGAGCTGGGCGGCGAATCCTTCACCCTGGCCGAACTGGCCGCCGAGGTGTCCCGGCAGAGCGGCCGCAAAGTCGGCTACACCGACCTGTCGGTGGCGGAGTACGCCGAGGTGCTGATCGGCGCCGGCCTGCCCGAGGGGCATGCCGAGGTGCTGGCCGACTGCGACCGGGGCGCCGCCGAAGGCGAGCTGCACGTGGCGAGCGACGACCTGACCAAGCTGATCGGCCACGCACCGGTCACCCTGGCCGAGGCGATCCGCACCGCCCTCTGACACACGGCCTGCCCACCGTTTCGCCGAGACTGCGCCGGCATTCGTCGCGACCACCACTGCACCCATCGCGGCACCGAGGCCTCACCCCCACCGGTCGCGTCTGCGACCGGTGTGGGGTGACCACCGCCTCGCTCGGCACCGCGGGTCGTCTAGTTCGTTGCGATGGGCGCCAAATCCCTCCTTGCCTGCCCGGTGTCCGGGTCGGTTGGGAATGACACGTGCTGGTGGATCATCTCCCAGCCTCGGTCGGTCTTCTGGAAGATCCGGGTGCCACGGGACCAGCTTTCGACCAGGCCGCCGTTGTCGTGTTGTGCGGTCATCCGGTTCAGGCCCCATGCCACCGCCAGGTCATCGCGCACGACGACCTTCAAATCCGGAACGGTCCAGGTGACGGTCCCGTCGCTGGCGTGGAGGCCGCTGGCGCAGACCTCACGGACCCGGTCTCGGCCGGACATACTCCAGCTGATGCAGTGCCCGCACCTCACGTTCGGAGGCCTCGCGGTCGTCGGTGCCGTTGTCGTCGGGGAACGAATGGTGCTCGTGCGTGACGACCCACCGGCCCTGCTCCTTGCGCAGGCCGAGGGTCAGCCGCAGCAGGAAGTCCGGCTTCCTCGCCAGGTCCTCGGGGGTGCCGCAGCGCAGCAGGGCGTGCGCGTGGGCGACGGTATCGCCCGCCGTGATATGCAGGCTGACGAGCTCGAATGTGGCACCCATCGCCTGCCACCGGAGGAACTCGGGCCATGCCTGCCCATAGGCATCGATTCCTTTGACCCCCTGGTAGGGCGGCGGGACGTCGTACATGACGATGTCCTCGGCGTGGTCGCGTGTGCGACAGTGGCTCATGCCGTTGCGCGGGTATCACCAGAGCCTCGCTCGCCGTGTCCGACATCGGGCGGGCGGTCGCCTTCTACGAAGGCAAGCTGGGCCTACGGGCGCTGCAGTCCGGCCCCAGCGCCAACATCGCCGACGGCGGCCGCGTCTATGGTGCTGGTGGCGTGCCGGCACTGAATGTGTACCAGTCGGTTACTGCCGGGAAGAGCCCGGCGACCTTGGCCACGTGGTACGTCGACGACATCGACCAGATCGTTGACGAGCTCGTCTCGTCCGGCGTCTGACGGCCGCCGTGCCGGGGTGAGCGTCGAGGTGCCCTACCGTCCTCTTCCCGTCGCCGGGTCGGACGTCCGCTACGCCCACGGTCCCGATTCGTGCCGGCAGCCAGGCGTGCCCGTCGGCCACACCATCGAGTTCGACTGGAACGACAGCGCCGCCTATCCGGGTACGCGGCGGAAGTTCTGGATCCACCTGCCGGCCCAGTACGACCCGTCGTTGCCCGCGTCGCTGATGGTATTCCAGGATGGGCAGTGGTACCTGGACCCGGAGGGGGAGGTCCGCGGCGCGATAGTCCTGGACAATCTCATTCACCGCGGTGACATCCCGGTCACCGTCGGCGTGTTCGTCGATCCCGGTGTCCTCGTGGGCGCCGAGGATCCGAAGAACCGCAACATCGAGTACGACGCCTTCGACGACCGCTACGTCACCTTTCTGCTGACCGAGATCATTCCGCAAGTCACCGGCCGCTACTCGATCACCGAGGATCCAGACGGGTGGGGCATCTGTGGGGGCAGCAGTGGCGGCAACTGCGCGTTCACGGCCGCGTGGCTGCGCCCGGACACGTTCCGTCGCGTCATGTGCTGCCTCTCCAGCTTCGCGCAGATGCCGGGCGGGAACCCGTACCCCGAGATCATCCCTCGTGTTCCCCGCAAACCGCTGCGCATCTTCATGCAGGCAGGCCACCGAGACCTGCACTGGAACGAGCCCGGGTCGAACTGGCTCGCCAACAACCTGCGTGTCGCGGCCGCCTTGGCCGAGGCCGGCTATGACTTCCGGCTCGTACTCGGCGATGGCGGCCACAGCCCCAACCACGGCGGCGTCCTTCTGCCTGACGCACTGCGCTGGCTGTGGCGCACCGGCACCTGAGCGTTCACCGGGTTCCTGATGATGTCAGGTGGCCGTCCAGTCCGGATCGCGGCCGATGAAGCCCAGCAGTCTGGCTTGCGGGTCGGCGTCGTCGTTCACCCGCACCCGGGGGCCGAATTGCCCGGACGAGCGGATGGCCCCCTCCATCGGCTGCATCCGGGCCAGCATCTGCGCGCAGAAGTCCTGGTCGAGGCGGTCGTCCTGGCCGGTGGCCCGGGCGAGGTCCCAGGTGTGCATGAACACGTCGGCCGTGTAGAACTGGTCGATCGCGCAGTCCAGCGGCAGCCGGCCGATGTGCGGGTCGGACAGGACGCGGCCGGTCGTTGCCGGGTCGTCGAGCAGGGTCTGCACCGCGTCGCAGTGGGCTTGCCACGCGGCAGCCGGGTCGTCGTCGACCGACGGCCCGGCCGGCAGTTGGATGCCGGAGCCGGCGGCCAGGAACGGCGGGAGCCATTCGACGAGGTGGCGTACCACGTCGCGGGCGGTCCACGCGGCGACCGGGGTGGGCACGTCCCACGACCGGGCGCCCCGGACCCGGTCGGTGAACCCGCGGGCGACCTCCCGGTGCCGCTCGGCGGGCCGGCTAGACAGTCCCATCGACAACCATCTCCTCCAGCTTGGCGTAGCCCTCGTTGACCCCCACCTCCATGCCGCTGGCGAGCCACGCGTCCCGGTCCTCAAAGCTGTCTACAAGGGACTGGCTGCGCAGCAGTGCCCGCCCGTTGCCGAGGTCCTCGAACCACAGCGTCTCCAGCGCCACGCCGTCGGGCTGCCCCTCGAAGGTGAACGTCTGGACGATCCGGTCCGGCCGCACGTCATGGAAGCAGCCATGGAACGCGTACCGCTGCCCGTCGCGGGTGGACACGTAGCGCCAGCTGCCGCCGGAGCGCGCGTCCCACTGCTCAATGCGGGTCTGCATCCCGTTGGGGCCGACCCACAGCGCGAACAGATTCGGATCGGTGTGCGCCCGGAACAGTTGCTCGGGCGTGGCGTTGAACTCCCGGCGCATGCGGATGACCGGCACCGTCGGGTCGGCCTCGATCCTGGTCTCGGCGATGGTGCTCATACCGCCCTGCCCTTCTCGGTCTCGCTGGTCGTCGCATGCTCGTTCATCTGCGCCAGCACGGCGTCGAGACGGCGGTACCGCTCCTCGGCCTGGCGCCGGTACCGCTCGATCCACGTGTCCATCAGGTCGAAGACCTCCAATTCCAGCCGCACCGGCCGGGGCTGCGGCCCCGTCGGCCGGCTCACCACCCCGGCCTGCTCGAGCACCGTGAGGTGCTTGTAGACCGCCTGGAGCGTCATCCGGTAAGGCTCGGCGAGCTGGTTCACGGTCGCGTCACCCGCCGCGAGCCGGGTCACGATGTCACGCCTGGTCGGATCCGCGAGTGCCGCGAAGACCCGAGACAGTACGTCCGTCGCCATCGGCACCTCCTTGCAGCTTTCAACCCCTTGGTTGAAAGACAAGCTATCCCTGATGGCTGACAGTGTCAACCGATAAGTTGAAAGTGCAGCTCAGCCTGCACGCCGAGGCTGCTGGCGTCGGTGTGGCCCCGGGGCCACATCTTCCCTCCCACCGCCGTGGTCCTCGGTCACGCCACGGCCCGCGACTGGCACCCATTCCAGGTACGCGGACTTGCCGCCGGGTCCGCCGGTGCGTGGTCGCGTCGCAGTTCCACCCGCCCGGCCGGAGCTGTCAGAATCGTGTCCAAGGAGCTGGTACGCGCCGGGCGAGGAGAAGGCATGAGCGACTGGAACGACACGATCATCGCCGAGTTTCGTGCCAACGGTGGGCAGGTGGGCGGTCAGTTCGCTGACGCTCCGCTGCTGCTGTTGCACACGGTCGGTGCCAAGAGCGGCCAGCCCCGCGTGAACCCGATGATGTACCAGAAGGTGGACGACGGCTACGCCGTGTTCGCGTCCAAGGCCGGCGCGCCCACCAATCCCGACTGGTACCACAACCTGCTCACTCATCCACAGGTCCAAGCCGAGATCGGCACGAACACGGTCGAATTGGTCGCCAGAGTTACCACCGGCGACGAGCGGGAACGGATCTGGAGCGCCCAGAAGGCAGCGTATCCCGGCTTCGCCGACTACGAGCGGAAGACCAGCCGCCAGATCCCAGTCGTCGTACTGGAACCTGCACCGTAGGCAGAGACGGTCCAACCCCAGCGCCCACCGACACCGACCGCACCGCTGGTCCGGTTCATCCCGCACCCGGCCGTGAAGCGCTCGCCGACTCCCGGCCCTTGGGTATGGTCCGCCAGGTGAACACTGCTTCGAGACGTGCGTCCACGATCCGCATCCTCGGTAACCTCGCCCTGACAGCCGGCCTCCTGGTCTCGGCTATCACGCTGGGGAGCGACACCGGGGCGACCGAGCCGCACGTCCTGGCCGGCCTTCTCGTCGCCATCGGAATCGGGCTGCGCATCGAAGCCGCGGTCAGCGACTCTCGGTCGTGACGCTGAGCCGGACCTGCCCACCCTGGCCGATCGATGTCGGCCGCGTCCCGTCAGGGTCCAAGCGATCCACGTCAACAAGATCGATCGGACCCGAAGCCAGAGGTCAACCGGGGCAAGGCGGTCTACTGTGAGCCGTATCCGCAGGCCAGAGGGCGTTCTTGCTGATCTTTGAGGTGCCCCCGGCAGGATTCGAACCTGCGACACACGGTTTAGGAAGGCGACTGAGGCAAGCCACCCACTGTGGCCGCCACCTGCGCGTCCGGTGTCCCCGTCGGCGTTCCAATCCAAGATCATTGCAGGCATTCTGCACGGCGGGCGCTGCGGACCGCCCGAGGACGGCCGGAGGCCGCCCCGCAGGGCGGGCCGCAAGCGCGCCACCCCTGCCTTGCAAAGATCAAGACTTCTGTCGGCTAGCGTCGGCCAGGGCCGTTGACCTGCTCGCCGTGTCGGCTCCCGTCGACCTCGGGCAGCGTCCGTCGGCCGGCTTGGCTGTACGGATGGCTGTACTGAGCTGGGGTCGACCAGCAGCCCTACACCACCCTTCGGACTGAAGCTGTCGACGTCTGGACACCTGGGAGGTCGGCAGTACTGCTTCGCGCGATCGCAGTGTCTACCACCTCGATTGCAAGCTCCAAACACGACCGTCAGCAGAAGTGTAGGATCGCGCCCGCTCTATCCGACCGGTAGCCTGGAAGGATGGGGTACCCGTATGAGGATCTGGACGACAGCCAGTTCGAACGACTGGTAGTGCAGTGCATGCGGATGCTCTTCGGGGAGGGCGTCCAGTCCTTCGCGGCCGGGCCCGACGGAGGACGGGATGCGCGGT is a genomic window of Micromonospora tarapacensis containing:
- a CDS encoding FMN-dependent NADH-azoreductase, yielding MPHLLHIDSSIRGELSVSRRLTARAAAAWQNAHPGGTVTYRNLGREPLPHLDEAGGLARMTPADQHTPEQRHSWELSEKLVAEVKQADTVLLGLPLYNYAAPSSVKTWVDLLIAPGLAYDPATGAGLLGDREFVVVTSRGGGYGAGTPRAGWDHAEPWLPHGLSMTGLQPRFIAAELTLAPVMPAMAELIPLHEESLAAAERAIDELWVPAAAGV
- a CDS encoding MarR family winged helix-turn-helix transcriptional regulator; its protein translation is MALGKLGHMSSGPAEQTERRSGALLDYLARRMRLRSESVLAPLGLRPRHLVALTVLRDAGGMSQQGLAGTLQIDGTNVVGLLNDLETAGLVERRRSPEDRRRHVVSLTETGEQRLKQAECALVSAEDDVLGALDPTERETLYELLRRATSGTPINCAEAAGNNPDALC
- a CDS encoding potassium channel family protein, with the protein product MIHFPAQRRGPLSALSLRLAAALGLVLAVVAIVYLEREQYRDANGDGLTLLDCFYYAVVSLSTTGYGDIVPATQEARLVNVLFITPARVLFLIILVGTTLEVLTEQYRTGRRLHRWERKVKDHVIICGYGTKGRSAISALMENGLDKSQIVVVERHGPALRQATSNGLVAIEGSATRSSVLNQAHVRTAKAVIIATDSDDASVLVALTVRQLTAGQVRIIAAAREAENAPLLKQSGAHHVIVSSATAGRLLGLSTSAPPLIDVVEDLLTPGQGMALAMRSAERHEVGKSPRELETLVIALVRRGKVVTLADRAGAVVETGDMLVHVRDDRPTANNLP
- a CDS encoding ATP-dependent Clp protease proteolytic subunit, with protein sequence MITMLDDGQRSFGDQVFERLLRERIVFLGSEVTDEIANRICAQILLLAAEDSERDIHLYINSPGGSVSAGMAVYDTMRFVRNDVATLALGLAGSMGQFLLCAGAAGKRYTLPHTRILMHQPSGGMGGTAADITIQAENMLHVKRTMQELIAQHSGRTLAEIQRDWDRDRWFTADEACDYGLIDQVVTTATQLP
- a CDS encoding winged helix-turn-helix transcriptional regulator; translated protein: MESKDVEPDLYDRRCGSRQVLDRIGDRWSVLVVLALAAGPKRYGELAGRIDGISQKMLTQTLRGLERDGLATRMVHATVPPRVDYELTELGRSLLTLLAGLRAWATGHLPEVEAARARYDART
- a CDS encoding SDR family oxidoreductase encodes the protein MSIVVTGATGHLGRLIVTSLLDRGVPAGQLLALGRDTARLADLAGRGVTVRQADYDDPDSLRAALVGAEKLMFVSGSQVGRRVAQHHNVIAAAKEASVGLVVYTSIAKADASSLILATEHRATEQEIVAAGLPYVFLRNSWYLENYLPQLPTYLQHGVTGAAGDGRISAAARADLAQAAAEVLTGDGHTNQVYELGGESFTLAELAAEVSRQSGRKVGYTDLSVAEYAEVLIGAGLPEGHAEVLADCDRGAAEGELHVASDDLTKLIGHAPVTLAEAIRTAL
- a CDS encoding YybH family protein, producing the protein MSGRDRVREVCASGLHASDGTVTWTVPDLKVVVRDDLAVAWGLNRMTAQHDNGGLVESWSRGTRIFQKTDRGWEMIHQHVSFPTDPDTGQARRDLAPIATN
- a CDS encoding nuclear transport factor 2 family protein translates to MYDVPPPYQGVKGIDAYGQAWPEFLRWQAMGATFELVSLHITAGDTVAHAHALLRCGTPEDLARKPDFLLRLTLGLRKEQGRWVVTHEHHSFPDDNGTDDREASEREVRALHQLEYVRPRPGP
- a CDS encoding VOC family protein — its product is MSDIGRAVAFYEGKLGLRALQSGPSANIADGGRVYGAGGVPALNVYQSVTAGKSPATLATWYVDDIDQIVDELVSSGV
- a CDS encoding alpha/beta hydrolase, with the protein product MSVEVPYRPLPVAGSDVRYAHGPDSCRQPGVPVGHTIEFDWNDSAAYPGTRRKFWIHLPAQYDPSLPASLMVFQDGQWYLDPEGEVRGAIVLDNLIHRGDIPVTVGVFVDPGVLVGAEDPKNRNIEYDAFDDRYVTFLLTEIIPQVTGRYSITEDPDGWGICGGSSGGNCAFTAAWLRPDTFRRVMCCLSSFAQMPGGNPYPEIIPRVPRKPLRIFMQAGHRDLHWNEPGSNWLANNLRVAAALAEAGYDFRLVLGDGGHSPNHGGVLLPDALRWLWRTGT
- a CDS encoding TIGR03086 family metal-binding protein, encoding MGLSSRPAERHREVARGFTDRVRGARSWDVPTPVAAWTARDVVRHLVEWLPPFLAAGSGIQLPAGPSVDDDPAAAWQAHCDAVQTLLDDPATTGRVLSDPHIGRLPLDCAIDQFYTADVFMHTWDLARATGQDDRLDQDFCAQMLARMQPMEGAIRSSGQFGPRVRVNDDADPQARLLGFIGRDPDWTAT
- a CDS encoding SRPBCC family protein; its protein translation is MSTIAETRIEADPTVPVIRMRREFNATPEQLFRAHTDPNLFALWVGPNGMQTRIEQWDARSGGSWRYVSTRDGQRYAFHGCFHDVRPDRIVQTFTFEGQPDGVALETLWFEDLGNGRALLRSQSLVDSFEDRDAWLASGMEVGVNEGYAKLEEMVVDGTV
- a CDS encoding ArsR/SmtB family transcription factor, which translates into the protein MATDVLSRVFAALADPTRRDIVTRLAAGDATVNQLAEPYRMTLQAVYKHLTVLEQAGVVSRPTGPQPRPVRLELEVFDLMDTWIERYRRQAEERYRRLDAVLAQMNEHATTSETEKGRAV
- a CDS encoding nitroreductase family deazaflavin-dependent oxidoreductase — encoded protein: MSDWNDTIIAEFRANGGQVGGQFADAPLLLLHTVGAKSGQPRVNPMMYQKVDDGYAVFASKAGAPTNPDWYHNLLTHPQVQAEIGTNTVELVARVTTGDERERIWSAQKAAYPGFADYERKTSRQIPVVVLEPAP